One Aegilops tauschii subsp. strangulata cultivar AL8/78 chromosome 7, Aet v6.0, whole genome shotgun sequence genomic window carries:
- the LOC141026798 gene encoding uncharacterized protein — translation MGFTREFMEVQAHGNTKLHLSISKDHSVLLFQLSAADKNCTRFNNFIADPRYTFAGFSINGDIEMLGRVGLEIATSSTSRRNGGLQEDELLQAMGFIKEFMEVQAHGNTKLHVIDTNDLHKAATTIEHYDRHLQFEHHKIVRVDVEYTNDAGEDQKPALVQLSVGKDHPVLLFQLSAADNNCTRFDNFLADPRYTFAGFSIDGDIEMLGRVGLELAHFVDIQNEWRVPTTTKPLDSLGDVSGILVHDGELTNAEHSRWACLSMRHIEFAAKDAYAAYEIWSRLTIVQEGLRRAKVDKEHTRKRARSCGNYDY, via the exons ATGGGATTCACCAGGGAATTCATGGAGGTGCAGGCCCACGGCAACACCAAATTGCAC CTCTCCATCAGCAAGGATCATTCGGTGCTGCTCTTCCAACTGAGCGCCGCTGACAAGAACTGCACCAGGTTCAACAACTTCATCGCCGACCCCAGATACACGTTTGCTGGCTTCTCCATCAACGGCGACATAGAGATGCTCGGCCGCGTCGGACTGGAGATCGCCACTTCGTCGACATCCAGAAGGAATGGAGG GTTGCAGGAGGACGAACTTCTCCAGGCTATGGGATTCATCAAGGAATTCATGGAGGTCCAGGCCCACGGCAACACCAAGTTGCACGTGATCGACACCAACGACTTGCACAAAGCTGCGACCACCATCGAGCACTACGACCGACACCTCCAATTCGAGCACCACAAGATCGTCAGAGTTGATGTGGAGTACACCAACGACGCTGGCGAAGATCAGAAACCGGCCCTCGTCCAGCTCTCCGTCGGCAAGGATCATCCGGTGCTGCTCTTCCAACTGAGCGCCGCCGACAATAACTGCACCAGGTTCGACAACTTCCTCGCCGACCCCAGGTACACATTTGCTGGCTTCTCCATCGACGGCGACATAGAGATGCTTGGACGCGTCGGACTGGAGCTTGCCCACTTCGTCGACATCCAGAATGAATGGAGGGTGCCTACAACTACCAAGCCTCTGGACTCCCTTGGGGACGTCTCAGGCATCCTTGTCCACGACGGAGAACTCACCAACGCAGAACACAGCCGCTGGGCGTGCCTGTCCATGAGGCACATCGAGTTCGCGGCAAAGGACGCTTACGCTGCGTACGAGATATGGAGCCGCCTCACCATCGTCCAGGAAGGGCTCCGCCGGGCAAAAGTCGACAAGGAGCACACCAGGAAGCGTGCTAGGTCCTGTGGCAACTACGACTACTGA